A single Marinobacter sp. es.042 DNA region contains:
- a CDS encoding inositol monophosphatase family protein produces MSDSVSLLEITDFAENLAREAGELIRRERDSNTLRTDYKHQTELVTHADVMADEFITGAIRKRFPGHRILSEETMPDLSQAEELDTPLWIVDPIDGTVNYAYGHPQVAVSIAYAEKGRVQAGVVHAPFPGETFRATRSEGATLNGRPIRHSGATVPRDSLFATGFPYTKDALEPLVKRLDAMIHQCRDLRRIGSAALDICWVACGRLDIYYENVSPWDFAAARLIALEAGATAGHFSEVPEGYPADLWGRDILISAPALWEPVRSILRSASGYD; encoded by the coding sequence ATGTCTGATTCAGTTTCTCTGCTCGAGATTACCGACTTTGCCGAAAACCTGGCCCGCGAGGCCGGCGAACTGATTCGCCGCGAGCGGGACAGCAACACCCTGCGCACCGACTACAAGCACCAGACCGAACTGGTCACCCACGCCGATGTAATGGCCGACGAATTCATCACCGGCGCCATCCGCAAGCGCTTCCCCGGCCATCGAATTCTCTCGGAAGAAACCATGCCGGACCTGAGCCAGGCCGAAGAGCTGGATACCCCACTCTGGATCGTGGACCCCATCGATGGCACCGTGAACTACGCCTATGGCCATCCTCAGGTCGCCGTCTCCATTGCCTACGCCGAAAAAGGTCGAGTCCAGGCCGGTGTGGTGCATGCGCCGTTTCCCGGTGAAACCTTCAGGGCAACGCGCTCAGAAGGCGCGACTCTCAATGGCCGCCCCATCCGGCACAGTGGCGCGACGGTTCCGCGCGACTCCCTGTTCGCCACCGGTTTCCCCTACACCAAAGACGCCCTGGAACCACTGGTCAAACGCCTGGATGCGATGATTCACCAATGCCGCGACCTGCGCCGTATTGGTTCCGCGGCACTGGATATCTGCTGGGTGGCCTGTGGCCGACTGGATATCTACTATGAAAACGTCAGCCCCTGGGACTTCGCCGCCGCCCGCCTGATCGCCCTGGAAGCAGGCGCCACCGCTGGCCATTTCAGTGAAGTGCCTGAGGGCTACCCTGCCGACCTCTGGGGCCGCGATATCCTGATTTCGGCCCCGGCTCTTTGGGAGCCTGTTCGGTCTATCCTGCGGTCGGCCTCGGGGTATGACTGA
- a CDS encoding pyridoxal phosphate-dependent aminotransferase, translating into MDIQNDHRYAINLNVRGIQPSATLRINELSNHLKSEGKDIIKLGLGQSPFPVPDRVVEALKEHAHEKDYLPVKGLKGLREAIAGYIRRSERMHCTWEDVLIGPGSKELLFILQLAYYGDLLIPRPSWVSYAPQARIIGRSVHWLPTHAENNWQLTAEELDIICRDDPSRPRILILNYPSNPTGCTYTDDQLLAIANVARKYRLILLSDEIYGEVHFEGRHKSIARYYPEGTIISTGLSKWAGAGGWRLGTFIFPRELRPLQDAMAIIASETYTATSAPIQHAAIAAFNGGDDIDEYLKQSRRVLKVVGEYMHRRLSDMGAVVQKPEGAFYLFPDFSGFREQLASKDIKTSQAFCQALLENTGVAILPASDFGFVPDHLAARLAFVDFEGAESLELAGGDYAEQELGDDFVKQACPRLVTAMDKMEQWLNSL; encoded by the coding sequence ATGGACATCCAAAACGACCACCGTTACGCGATCAACCTGAACGTCCGGGGTATTCAGCCCTCGGCCACCCTTCGAATCAACGAGCTTAGCAATCACCTCAAATCCGAGGGCAAGGACATTATCAAACTCGGGCTGGGGCAGTCCCCCTTCCCGGTTCCCGATCGCGTGGTGGAGGCGCTCAAGGAGCACGCCCACGAAAAGGACTATTTGCCGGTAAAAGGGCTCAAGGGCTTACGCGAGGCAATCGCCGGCTACATTCGTCGCAGTGAGCGCATGCACTGCACCTGGGAAGACGTGCTGATTGGCCCGGGCTCCAAGGAACTGCTGTTCATACTGCAGCTGGCCTACTATGGTGATCTGCTGATCCCGCGTCCTAGCTGGGTTTCCTATGCCCCGCAAGCCCGGATCATCGGCCGCTCGGTTCACTGGCTGCCAACCCATGCCGAGAACAACTGGCAGCTTACCGCCGAAGAGCTGGATATCATCTGTCGGGATGATCCCTCGCGGCCCCGGATTTTGATCCTGAACTACCCGTCCAACCCCACCGGCTGTACCTACACCGACGACCAGCTACTGGCTATTGCCAATGTGGCCCGAAAATACCGGCTAATCCTGCTCTCCGATGAGATCTACGGTGAAGTGCATTTCGAGGGCAGGCACAAATCCATTGCCCGGTATTACCCGGAGGGCACCATCATCAGTACCGGCCTCAGTAAATGGGCAGGTGCCGGCGGCTGGCGCCTCGGTACATTCATTTTCCCCCGGGAACTGAGGCCGCTGCAGGACGCCATGGCCATCATCGCCAGTGAAACCTACACAGCGACGAGCGCACCCATCCAGCACGCGGCCATTGCCGCGTTCAATGGCGGTGACGACATCGACGAATACCTCAAACAGTCCCGTCGGGTGCTGAAGGTTGTTGGCGAGTACATGCATCGTCGACTGAGCGACATGGGCGCGGTGGTCCAGAAACCGGAAGGTGCGTTCTACCTGTTCCCGGACTTCTCCGGTTTCCGGGAACAACTGGCCAGTAAAGACATCAAGACCAGCCAGGCCTTCTGCCAGGCCCTGCTGGAAAACACCGGCGTGGCCATCCTGCCGGCCAGCGATTTTGGCTTCGTGCCGGATCACCTGGCGGCGCGCCTGGCCTTCGTCGACTTCGAAGGCGCCGAGTCCCTGGAGCTCGCCGGCGGCGACTATGCCGAACAGGAACTGGGCGACGACTTCGTGAAACAGGCTTGCCCGCGGCTGGTCACCGCCATGGACAAGATGGAGCAGTGGCTGAACAGCCTCTGA
- a CDS encoding substrate-binding domain-containing protein, giving the protein MTATLPGLLLPTLMAFQAQAYDLEIHGSNTVGATLAPMLVTGYLEEHGGGQVAARGTGVENEKILRAPVNNRAAEVLVAAHGSSTGFKALASGKADIWASSRPVKPQEAEQFRARADLTTPESEHVIAIDGLAILVHPSNPVSKMSIETLGRVFSGQIRNWSELGGPDRPIHLYARDDRSGTWDTFKSLVLGKQFKLDSNARRYESNDQLSGDVSRDPSGIGFSGLASVRNSKLLAISEGNAPALHPNQLTVASEDYPLSRRLFMYTPGSDVPPLSAGLIGFALGQQGQALVAESGFISQNPIAVKPEFDESVPESFRRLTSNYHRLTVNFRFSEGRTKLDNKARRDLQRLQQYLTQNERSADDLLLIGFADTQSHELRAQMISELRALSVRKALQEVNVPDVAYTGYGQYMPVGGSGSPRNGRVEVWIKSR; this is encoded by the coding sequence GCGACCCTGGCGCCAATGCTGGTTACCGGCTATCTGGAAGAGCATGGCGGCGGACAGGTCGCAGCCAGGGGTACGGGCGTGGAAAACGAAAAAATCCTGCGAGCGCCTGTGAACAATCGGGCGGCCGAGGTGCTGGTCGCGGCGCACGGATCAAGCACCGGCTTCAAGGCGCTGGCGTCCGGCAAAGCCGACATCTGGGCCTCTTCCCGCCCGGTAAAACCGCAGGAAGCAGAGCAATTTCGCGCCCGGGCGGATCTCACTACGCCCGAGAGCGAGCACGTTATTGCCATTGATGGCCTGGCCATTCTGGTGCATCCGTCTAACCCCGTAAGCAAAATGAGCATCGAAACCCTGGGCCGCGTATTCTCCGGGCAGATCCGGAACTGGTCTGAACTGGGCGGCCCGGACCGCCCGATTCACCTCTACGCCCGGGATGACCGTTCCGGGACCTGGGACACCTTCAAATCCCTCGTCCTGGGAAAACAATTCAAGCTGGACAGCAACGCCAGGCGCTATGAATCCAACGACCAGCTGTCGGGTGACGTAAGCAGGGATCCCTCGGGAATTGGTTTCTCGGGCCTCGCCTCAGTGCGTAACAGCAAACTCCTGGCGATCTCGGAAGGCAATGCCCCGGCGCTTCACCCCAACCAGCTCACCGTTGCCAGCGAGGATTATCCGCTGTCACGACGCCTGTTCATGTACACGCCCGGGAGTGACGTCCCGCCACTTTCCGCAGGTCTGATTGGCTTTGCCCTCGGCCAGCAAGGCCAGGCACTGGTTGCAGAGTCCGGATTCATCTCCCAGAATCCCATCGCGGTCAAGCCGGAATTCGACGAATCGGTGCCCGAGAGTTTTCGCCGCCTGACCAGCAACTACCATCGCCTGACAGTCAATTTCCGTTTCTCCGAAGGCCGCACCAAACTCGACAACAAGGCCCGCCGGGACCTACAGCGTCTGCAGCAGTACCTGACCCAAAACGAGCGCTCCGCCGACGACCTGTTACTCATCGGATTCGCCGACACCCAGAGCCATGAATTACGTGCCCAGATGATTTCCGAGCTCCGGGCCCTGTCGGTCCGCAAGGCTCTGCAGGAAGTGAACGTGCCGGATGTTGCCTACACGGGTTATGGCCAGTACATGCCGGTGGGCGGCAGCGGCAGCCCGCGCAATGGTCGGGTGGAAGTCTGGATCAAATCCCGATAG